GTGCCCGGGCGCCCCGTGGTTGGGGATCAGCGGGTCCATGTGCATCTCGGTCCCGATGCCGTGCCCGCCGTAGCCCTCGACGATGCCGTAGGGCCCCTGAGAGCGGATGTGGGACTCGATCGCATGGGAGATGTCCGTGAGGCGGGCACCGGCGCGCCCGGCCGCGAGGCCGCGCCACAGGGACTCCTCCGCCACCTCCAGCAGCCGCCGCTCCTCGTCGGTGATCTCCCCCACCGGGACCGTGATCGCCGCGTCGCCGTGCCAGCCCTCCACGATCGCGCCGCAGTCGATGGACAGCACGTCGCCCTCGCGCAGGATCTTGTCCGCCCGCGGGATGCCGTGCACGATCTCCTCGTTGACCGACGCGCAGATCGTCCCGGTGAAGCCGTGGTAGCCCTTGAACGACGGAATCCCGCCGTTGTCGCGGATGTGCCGCTCGGCGAGCGTGTCCAGGTCCAGGGTGCTCATGCCGGGCCTCACGGCCTCGCGCAGCAGTTCCAGCGTCCGGCCGACGAGCAGCCCCGCCGCGCGCATCAACTCGACCTGCTCCGCGGTCTTCATCTGGATCGTGAGCCTGCGCCGTTTGAACATCTCTCCCCTTGCACCGGTCCTCGCGCCGAAACGACCGCGCGGACGCGGGATCACCCGCGTCCGCGCCTCCCGCCTCAGGGCGGGCCGTCACATCTCCAGTGGACCCGCCGCTCCGGCGGACCCGTCACCTCTCCGGCGGGCGCGTCACTTCTCCAGTGGGCGCAGCGCGGTGAGGGCGCGCTTGGTGACCTCTTCGACCGGCCCCGTCGCGTCGATGCCGACGAGGATGTTCTCGTCGGCGTAGAACTGCACCAGCGGCGCCGTGTCGTGCCGGTACACCTCCAGGCGGTGCATGACGACCTCTTCCTTGTCGTCGTCCCGCTGGAACAGGCGACCGCCGCAGTCGTCGCAGATGTCGTCCTGCTTGTCGTCGAAGTCGACGTGCCAGATCCGGCCGCACTTGTCGCAGGTGCGCCGGCCCGACAGCCGCCGGACGACCTCGTCCTCGTCGACGACGAGTTCCAGCACGATGTCGAGGCGGGTGTCCCACTCGGCGAGGATCTTCTTCAGCGTCTCGGCCTGCGGGACGTTGCGCGGAAACCCGTCCAGCAGGAAGCCGTCGCGGGCGTCGTCCTCGCCGAGCCGGTCGCGGACCATCGCGATCGTGACCTCGTCGGGGACGAGGTCGCCCCGGTCCATGTACTGCTTGGCCTGCCGGCCGAGCGGCGTCCCGCCGCTGACGTTCGCGCGGAAGATGTCACCTGTCGAGATCTTCGGGACCGACAGGTGAGATGCGATGAACTGGGCCTGCGTCCCCTTGCCCGCACCCGGGGGGCCCACCAGGACGATACGCACTACCGGAGGAAGCCCTCGTAGTTGCGCTGCTGGAGCTGACTCTCGATCTGCTTCACGGTATCCAGTCCGACGCCGACGACGATGAGGATGCTCGTGCCGCCGAACGGGAAGTCCGAGCTCGCCTTCATGAGTGCGAAGGCCACCATCGGGATGAGGGACACGAGCCCCAGGTAGAGCGCACCGGGTGTGGTGATCCGGGTCAGCACGAAGTCGAGGTACTCGGCGGTCGGCCGACCAGGACGGATACCTGGGATGAATCCACCATACTTCTTCATGTTGTCGGCGACTTCAGTGGGGTTGAAGGTGATCGCCACATAGAAGTACGTGAAGAAGATGATGAAGACGAAGAAGATCCCCATGTGCCAGGCGTTGTCCTGCTGGAGATAGGGCTGCACCTTTTGCAGCCACTTGGTCTCGGGCCACAACTGGGTGGCCAGAACCGGCAGGTAGAGCAGCGAGGACGCGAAGATGATCGGGATGATGCCGGCCTGGTTGACCTTCAGCGGAATGTAGGTCGACGTGCCGCCGTACATGCGGCGCCCGACCATCCGCTTGGCGTACTGGACGGGGATGCGCCGCTGCGCCTGCTCGACGAACACCACCCCGGCCATGATCGCCAGACCCACCAGGACCACGACCGCGAAGACGAACCCGTTCTTGGTCTTGTAGATGCTCCAGAACTGGGCGGGGAAGACCGCCACCACCTGGGTGAAGATCAGGATGGACATGCCGTTGCCGACGCCGCGGTCGGTGACGAGCTCGCCCAGCCACATGATGACGGTCGTGCCCGCCACCATAATGATCACCATCGTGATGATCGGGAAGATACCCTTGTCGTACAGGATGTCGCCGCTACCGGAGATGCCCTGGAACAACTGACCCGTGCTCGCCATCGCGACGATGCCGGTCGCCTGCAGGATCGCCAGCCCGACCGTCAGGTACCGGGTGTACTGGGTGATCTTCGTCGTACCGGCCTGGCCCTCCTTCTTCAGGGCCTCCAGTCGAGGGATCACCACCGTCAGCAGCTGCAAGATGATGCTGGCCGTGATGTACGGCATGATGCCGAGCGCGAAGACCGACAGCTTCAGCAGCGCGCCGCCGCTGAACAGGTCGACCAGCCCGTAGAGCTGGTTGCTGCCCTTGGCCGCGTCCGCGGTCTCCTTCAGCACCTTCACGTTCACGTTGGGCGTCGGCAGGATCGAGCCGATCCTGAACACCACGATCATGAACAACGTGAAAAAGATTTTCTTACGCAGGTCAGGCGTACGGAAAGCCCGAGCGAACGCGGTCAGCACCATTCCTCCTGCGCGACTGGCGGGTTCATGGCCGCCGAGGGGGCGGTTTCAGATCCATGAGTTCGGGCGGAGAATACCCGGTGTGACGGCAGAGTGCGCAATCTCACGCGGAGTACCTTCGCTCGTGTGACTCTAACAGCAGATGACACCGGGGCCGCCCCGCCGGACCCGGTGGCCTCACGGCCCCGGGCCTCATGCGGGCACGGCCCCGGCATCAAGGTGTCCTTCTTACAGCTCGTCGGCGGATCCGCCGGCCGCGGCGATCTTCTCCTTCGCGGCGCCGGAGAAGGCGTGCGCCTTCACCTGGACCGCGACGGAGATGTCGCCCGTACCGAGGATCTTGACCGGACGGCCGCGGCGCACCGCGCCCTTGGCCGCCAGGTCCTCAGCCGTGACCTCGCCGCCCTCGGGGTAGAGCGCGGAGAGCTTGTCCAGGTTCACGACCTGGAACTCGACCCGGTTCGGGTTCTTGAAGCCCTTGAGCTTCGGAACCCGGCGGATCAGGGGCATCTGGCCGCCCTCGAAACCGACGGGGACGGTGCTGCGGGCCTTGGTGCCCTTGGTGCCGCGACCGGCGGTCTTGCCCTTGGACGCCTCGCCGCGGCCCTTGCGGGTCTTGGCCTTGTTGGCGCCGGGGGCCGGACGCAGGTCGTGCACCTTCAGCGGGGCGCCCTCGGTCTCCGCGGAGGAGTCCTTACCGAGATCAGCCGCCATGTCAGTCGACCTCCTCGACGGCGACCAGGTGCGCCACCGTCCGGATCATGCCGAGCACCTCGGGGCGGTCCTCGCGGACCACGCTCTGCCCGATCTTCTTCAGGCCCAGGGTGCGCAGCGTGTCACGCTGGTTCTGCTTCTCGCTGATCACGGACTTGGTCTGCGTGATCTTCAGGTTGCTCACGACGACGCGACCTCCGCCCTCGGCTCGCTGCCCGCGGCACGCGCGCGCAGCATGGCCGCCGGGGCGACGTCCTCGATCGGCAGGCCGCGCTTGGCCGCGATCTCCTCGGGACGCTTCAGCGACTTCAGACCCGCGATCGTGGCGTGCACGATGTTGATCGCGTTGTCGCTGCCCAGCGACTTGCTCAGCACGTCGTGGATGCCGGCGCACT
The sequence above is a segment of the Actinomadura coerulea genome. Coding sequences within it:
- the map gene encoding type I methionyl aminopeptidase, producing the protein MFKRRRLTIQMKTAEQVELMRAAGLLVGRTLELLREAVRPGMSTLDLDTLAERHIRDNGGIPSFKGYHGFTGTICASVNEEIVHGIPRADKILREGDVLSIDCGAIVEGWHGDAAITVPVGEITDEERRLLEVAEESLWRGLAAGRAGARLTDISHAIESHIRSQGPYGIVEGYGGHGIGTEMHMDPLIPNHGAPGHGPVLEPGMCFAVEPMVNLGTKETAELDDGWTVVTTDGRSSAHFEHTFAVTADGPRVLTALDEGRDRFANLASAPQNG
- a CDS encoding adenylate kinase, translated to MRIVLVGPPGAGKGTQAQFIASHLSVPKISTGDIFRANVSGGTPLGRQAKQYMDRGDLVPDEVTIAMVRDRLGEDDARDGFLLDGFPRNVPQAETLKKILAEWDTRLDIVLELVVDEDEVVRRLSGRRTCDKCGRIWHVDFDDKQDDICDDCGGRLFQRDDDKEEVVMHRLEVYRHDTAPLVQFYADENILVGIDATGPVEEVTKRALTALRPLEK
- the secY gene encoding preprotein translocase subunit SecY is translated as MVLTAFARAFRTPDLRKKIFFTLFMIVVFRIGSILPTPNVNVKVLKETADAAKGSNQLYGLVDLFSGGALLKLSVFALGIMPYITASIILQLLTVVIPRLEALKKEGQAGTTKITQYTRYLTVGLAILQATGIVAMASTGQLFQGISGSGDILYDKGIFPIITMVIIMVAGTTVIMWLGELVTDRGVGNGMSILIFTQVVAVFPAQFWSIYKTKNGFVFAVVVLVGLAIMAGVVFVEQAQRRIPVQYAKRMVGRRMYGGTSTYIPLKVNQAGIIPIIFASSLLYLPVLATQLWPETKWLQKVQPYLQQDNAWHMGIFFVFIIFFTYFYVAITFNPTEVADNMKKYGGFIPGIRPGRPTAEYLDFVLTRITTPGALYLGLVSLIPMVAFALMKASSDFPFGGTSILIVVGVGLDTVKQIESQLQQRNYEGFLR
- the rplO gene encoding 50S ribosomal protein L15; this translates as MAADLGKDSSAETEGAPLKVHDLRPAPGANKAKTRKGRGEASKGKTAGRGTKGTKARSTVPVGFEGGQMPLIRRVPKLKGFKNPNRVEFQVVNLDKLSALYPEGGEVTAEDLAAKGAVRRGRPVKILGTGDISVAVQVKAHAFSGAAKEKIAAAGGSADEL
- the rpmD gene encoding 50S ribosomal protein L30 gives rise to the protein MSNLKITQTKSVISEKQNQRDTLRTLGLKKIGQSVVREDRPEVLGMIRTVAHLVAVEEVD